The proteins below are encoded in one region of Sedimentibacter sp. zth1:
- a CDS encoding EscU/YscU/HrcU family type III secretion system export apparatus switch protein, with amino-acid sequence MSSHKNVNRAVALKYNQEKNTAPVIVASGNGYVASKVVEIAEENGVPVYKDDSLAVMLSQLELGSEIPENLFKSIVDIYVYFLNYNKNDTKGEIINE; translated from the coding sequence ATGTCATCGCATAAAAATGTTAATAGAGCAGTAGCATTAAAATATAATCAAGAAAAAAATACAGCACCAGTCATTGTAGCATCTGGAAATGGTTATGTTGCATCTAAGGTTGTAGAAATAGCCGAGGAAAATGGTGTTCCAGTTTATAAGGATGATTCATTAGCTGTAATGCTATCACAACTAGAATTAGGAAGCGAAATTCCTGAAAATTTGTTTAAATCAATTGTTGACATTTATGTTTATTTTTTAAATTATAATAAAAATGATACCAAAGGAGAGATAATAAATGAATGA